The following proteins come from a genomic window of Pirellula staleyi DSM 6068:
- a CDS encoding redoxin domain-containing protein: protein MAMVNGMTIRVARVLAMHRTLLNLLLTLALVGGSFGTANAVEAVKSSQPGDKMPEFSLGDYQGKVWPAPELHGEKGTIVVFIGTECPLMLQYASTLESLHKKYSDKGLKLVAVASNQQDSLTELSAFARQHKLTFPILKDPGNKVADEFKAERTPEVFLLNASRTLVYRGRIDDQYTYGRARPEVKENYLVNAIEAMLVGQPPKVGTTDVVGCHIGRVLRGTGDQSVTYSKQISRILQDKCVNCHRPGEIGPFALTSYSETVGWAAMIDEVVSENRMPPWHANPKHGSFRNDTRLSDAEKSQIHQWVEAGAPEGDPADLPPPKQYETGWQIGKPDLVIEMATKPYAVPAKGEVKYQYFIVDPKFTEDKWISAAECRPGNRAVVHHIIVGLVLGDGSRLSGGQHSEWLTATAPGARPLMLPEGLAKKIPAGAKLVFQMHYTPNGTATEDLSSVGLKFADPKTVRKEVATDKAATRRLQIPPHDDNYHTVAEQTIARDIQMLAMFPHMHLRGKAFRYTARYPDGEEEILLDVPNYDFAWQNSYEFTEPKLLPKGTKLVCDAWYNNSESNLANPDPSATVGWGDQTWEEMMIGYYDAVWADQDLLQENGRAEGARTSLFIARTLAGETKLPAELLIACESALDQPEALQALGAELRKVLPQLDRVCVTSVDGKKVVVKHCVQDPLYEGAVGGVGKGIDAAWSKLGSLIEAKKPTVYSSLVDESGFDLKHMAKAYRSSVHVPVKIGETPSTINFWSAESDAFPEEAVALIEKIAAALAK, encoded by the coding sequence ATGGCGATGGTTAACGGGATGACAATTCGAGTGGCACGCGTGCTGGCTATGCATCGCACTCTGCTTAACCTGCTGCTAACACTGGCTTTGGTGGGGGGGAGTTTTGGCACCGCAAACGCCGTAGAGGCTGTTAAGTCGAGCCAGCCTGGCGACAAAATGCCCGAATTCTCCCTTGGCGACTATCAGGGAAAGGTTTGGCCCGCTCCCGAGCTTCATGGAGAAAAGGGGACCATTGTCGTTTTTATCGGCACCGAATGCCCGCTGATGCTGCAATATGCGTCGACCCTCGAATCGCTGCATAAAAAGTACAGCGACAAGGGGCTGAAACTCGTCGCGGTCGCCAGCAATCAGCAAGACTCGCTCACCGAACTATCGGCCTTTGCCCGCCAGCACAAACTCACTTTTCCAATCCTCAAAGATCCTGGCAACAAGGTGGCGGATGAGTTTAAGGCTGAGCGTACGCCTGAAGTTTTCCTCCTGAACGCCAGCCGCACGCTGGTGTATCGCGGACGGATCGACGACCAGTACACCTACGGCCGCGCTCGTCCCGAGGTGAAAGAAAACTATCTCGTCAACGCCATCGAGGCGATGCTTGTCGGGCAACCGCCGAAGGTGGGCACAACGGACGTTGTCGGGTGCCACATCGGACGCGTACTCCGGGGGACTGGCGACCAGTCGGTGACTTATAGCAAGCAAATCAGCCGCATTCTGCAAGACAAATGCGTGAACTGTCATCGTCCGGGCGAGATCGGCCCCTTCGCTCTCACCAGCTATAGCGAAACTGTCGGCTGGGCAGCGATGATCGACGAAGTGGTGTCCGAGAACCGTATGCCACCTTGGCACGCTAACCCCAAGCATGGCAGCTTCCGCAACGACACTCGTTTGTCCGATGCCGAAAAATCGCAGATTCATCAGTGGGTGGAAGCTGGCGCTCCTGAAGGAGATCCTGCCGATCTTCCTCCGCCTAAACAGTACGAGACCGGTTGGCAAATCGGAAAGCCCGACCTCGTAATCGAAATGGCGACGAAGCCCTACGCTGTGCCAGCCAAGGGGGAGGTGAAGTACCAATACTTCATCGTCGATCCAAAGTTCACTGAAGACAAATGGATCTCGGCCGCTGAATGCCGCCCCGGTAATCGCGCGGTCGTTCATCACATTATCGTGGGACTAGTGCTCGGTGATGGTAGCCGCTTAAGTGGTGGCCAACATAGCGAATGGCTCACCGCAACTGCCCCCGGTGCTCGTCCGCTGATGTTGCCCGAGGGACTCGCCAAAAAGATCCCAGCCGGTGCCAAACTCGTGTTTCAAATGCACTACACCCCGAACGGAACGGCCACGGAAGATCTCAGCTCGGTGGGGTTAAAGTTTGCTGATCCCAAGACTGTCCGCAAAGAAGTGGCTACCGACAAAGCGGCGACTCGCCGGCTCCAGATTCCCCCCCACGACGACAACTACCATACCGTCGCTGAGCAAACGATTGCGCGCGACATTCAAATGCTGGCGATGTTCCCACACATGCATTTGCGTGGCAAAGCATTCCGCTATACCGCACGCTATCCCGATGGCGAAGAAGAGATTCTGCTCGATGTGCCGAACTACGATTTTGCTTGGCAAAACTCGTATGAATTCACCGAGCCGAAGTTGCTTCCGAAGGGGACGAAGTTGGTTTGCGACGCTTGGTACAACAACAGCGAATCGAATCTCGCCAATCCCGATCCTTCAGCCACCGTTGGCTGGGGTGATCAAACTTGGGAAGAGATGATGATCGGCTATTACGACGCGGTTTGGGCCGACCAAGACTTGCTGCAAGAGAATGGTCGAGCAGAGGGGGCTCGAACCAGTCTGTTCATTGCCCGCACCTTGGCAGGAGAAACCAAGTTGCCTGCGGAACTACTGATCGCCTGCGAATCGGCACTCGATCAGCCAGAAGCGCTCCAAGCTCTAGGTGCTGAGCTTCGCAAAGTGCTCCCCCAGCTCGATCGCGTTTGCGTCACCAGCGTCGATGGCAAAAAAGTGGTCGTCAAGCACTGTGTGCAAGATCCGCTGTACGAAGGTGCCGTCGGCGGGGTAGGCAAGGGAATCGACGCTGCTTGGTCGAAGCTCGGGAGCTTAATTGAAGCAAAAAAGCCAACCGTCTACAGTTCGCTCGTCGACGAAAGTGGTTTTGACCTGAAGCACATGGCCAAAGCCTACCGCTCGAGCGTGCATGTGCCGGTGAAGATTGGCGAGACCCCCTCGACCATTAATTTCTGGTCGGCTGAGTCCGACGCCTTTCCCGAGGAAGCTGTTGCCTTGATCGAAAAGATCGCCGCAGCTCTCGCTAAATAA
- a CDS encoding flavin reductase family protein, with product MNHSPLPPEVVDRIESTLKIVDREVWAITASDGASRGALTATWVSQASINRNFPTLLIGLAPNHATAKLVLKSRRFLAHLLRSDQASVAYKLAAVSGVSGTDKLAEFTLIGDRPEDAPPMLASCLAWLECQVFHYYDCGDRWFFWADIIDAGTPFDEPVGEVQPLREQAFFKSLKPEQRAQLLAARDAELPLHQSWADMWRTMGEEVEEIDLSELDDEEDT from the coding sequence TTGAATCACTCGCCGCTCCCTCCTGAAGTTGTCGACCGGATTGAATCGACGCTGAAGATTGTCGACCGTGAAGTTTGGGCCATCACCGCCAGCGATGGCGCGTCGCGCGGCGCGCTCACTGCGACATGGGTTTCGCAGGCCTCGATCAATCGCAACTTCCCGACGCTGCTCATTGGTCTTGCGCCCAATCATGCCACGGCCAAGCTGGTTCTCAAGTCACGGCGATTCTTGGCCCATTTGCTACGCAGCGATCAAGCCAGCGTGGCCTACAAGCTGGCGGCTGTTTCGGGCGTCAGCGGCACCGATAAGCTGGCCGAATTCACCCTCATCGGCGATCGCCCCGAGGATGCTCCGCCAATGCTCGCCAGTTGCCTCGCTTGGCTCGAGTGCCAGGTGTTTCACTACTACGATTGTGGCGATCGCTGGTTCTTCTGGGCCGACATCATCGACGCCGGAACTCCTTTCGATGAACCGGTGGGAGAGGTCCAGCCTCTTCGCGAGCAAGCGTTTTTTAAGTCCCTCAAACCCGAACAGCGGGCGCAACTGCTCGCAGCTCGCGACGCCGAATTGCCGCTGCATCAGTCGTGGGCCGACATGTGGCGAACGATGGGTGAAGAAGTGGAGGAGATCGACCTCTCGGAGTTGGATGACGAAGAGGACACTTAG